CGTAGAAACAACgcactttaaaacaaaacgcacaccatcgaaaagaaaaagaaaacttgaaACGGAAACAATGTTCTCTTCGCTCTACACCTTTGCCAACACTTTGTACTGGCCGCTGTGCACGAATTCACACTTTGCACCCGGCCATCGTTTGTCCGGAACACTCTGCACCGCTACCGTGTATGAAAAGCTGGCAGGTTCCAGCTATTTATTACCTCCGCGACTAAACCCTCTCGCTACGCAATCTAGTTAGATTACACACTAAGTTCATAGTTACGGTACCGTGGACGACGTATCGAAACGGTCCCGAACAGTGAATTCGCTGATGGGACTGAAACTCTGTTCCGACAATAACTGGCCATAAGCTACAATTCACGAATGGTTTACCTATGGAGCCCGTCCGGTCGGTGGAGAGGGTAGAAATTACAGTATTTTCACTTCCTAGTGCCGCTTGCCAAGTCGCGAGGTGCCACTCAAAGCcgccattattattattctcatAAAACGTTCTGTACGGCGTGAGTGCTTCACTTTGTGCTGTTTGACGGTCATGCACAGTTACAGGGGCTGTCAAtttgtgacacaaaaatgacaaTTTCGGCATTGcagaaaatgaagtaaaagaaaaaggtttatttttcactacaaataatttaaaaactccattggaccgtcataatcaattgtaaataaataatttaaaaactcacaaatttttaaattatttttgattgtATGTCGTACATATTAGGTCAATTAAATTAAGTACTCCCAGTATTATTTTCCTTACATCTAAAGATCACAATGGTCACACTACAATTTCTGGCCGATTGCTGCACTTTACAGCTGCTTAGAGGCATATTTGATTCTTCTAACCAGCATTAATTTAGCAATACGGTCAGACCAATTTacctgaataaaaaaaatcagcactagtttgttttttaacgTTGCTAGACATGAGTAGCGGCATCTACTACTATGTTCGGAAATGTGTTCTGTGAAATGGAATTGCTTTCGAAAGGATTTGTAGCGATCAGAATTCAAATGAGGAATAATGTATGCATTGCTTTATTGTTACACACTAATATGAATACAAATATGTTCATCCGCGATCATCATTAGCTCTCCTTTTCATGAGTATAGTAAAGCTCCCAATAATTAAGGATCTTTTGCAATTGATCTGCCTAATCTGATGTCAAAGGAAAACGAATctcttaaaaaaaactggacaTACAGTGTGGTATTTCTGCTGTACCACCTTTCACTTTCTAATTATGTGACGCACACCAGATTACGATGTACAATCTGTATACGGAGGGGAACATATGTTATTGCTCAACTCATTTTAAAAGTCGCTCCCTAGCTTTCTTAAAATGTTGCTTAGTTTTTCGCCTGATCAATTGTTCGTGGTGTCTGTTACTTGATGTTTGGAAACCCAATTATACCTACATAAATAATCTAGGACACAGTTAATTACCTACTTACGTCTTACTAAtatgtgccgtttttttttgtttgtttcttctagACAATTACGCTTAATTCGACGATATCTCTTGTGGCTTGAATGTTCCCTCATTTACTCTTTTGAGTAtaataataaagcaaaacgaatGGATGGATACTATTGTTGAACCATTTCTCCGTTCTAGTACTGGTATTTTCTCCACACCAAATGTTTGCGAacgattaaatgaaaaaaaactgtttataAAAAAGACGATAAAAAAGATAGTTAAAAGAAATAGCTATTTTAaccaaaaagttaaaattgtataaaaaatgACTATTTATGTAAAACTGTTAAATTTGACTTCATTGGTGATGGGGTGATATAAAAATAGAACCTTCTTCAGAAATAATGTCCACCTACGATCGTTGATAGAAGGACAAAGAACAGTTTACTTTACACGCAtgataagaaatttaaaaaaaagttcgccCCTAGGTGCTTGCCTTTAAGCAAGGGCAGAATGACTATACACGCTTAAGAGTCTCCGCCAAGGAAAGTAGGGAGGCTCCATTAGCGGTCATTGTTTAAAGccgaagaaatttaaaaaagagcGTCAATGGAAACGCTACAAGACCTCTGCAGATAAAATAGTACATTCTATTCTACATGGCAGAGGGAGTTTGACCACAATTTGTGACTGCTATTTTATCATGCTTCCACACCAGCCAACAGGAAAGCAGACCATGTAGTAGGATACTTCCGTGACCGTGAGGCCCTAATGCTTCATTAATTTACAATAATTGGTTTGGCTTATCTAATCGGTACTAACGTTTTGGGCACAGTCGCCTATTAAAGAGTCATTATAATCTTATTGCGGTTTCTGCTTGGATTTTTGTATTGAACGGGATCGCTTTAGCATGCAACAGGTTCAGCTTGAGTTGCTTCGTTATCGTCGGTGTTGTTTGTGGGAACGTTGGAATCGCCATTTGCTTCCACACAATCGGCCATTGGCGTGGATGATGAAGTTACGGTTTCGGCCTCATGATTAGCAGACGGATTATCTTCTTCTCCTCTTTGATTGTGAGAGTAATCGTCATTTTGTTCTGCTCTTTGAGGAGGAGAATCGCTCACCCGTTGACTTTCGTAATGTTCTTCCGCAGGAACTCGCCCCAACGTGGATGTTTCTTCTTGTGAATGATGTTCGTAAGGATGATTCGTTTCAGCAACATCGTCGTTGTGTCGTTTATCGTCACGATAGTTTGTATTCTCTTCATCGGCAAATTGATTATTGTTATTTGTCTGATCCGACTCATCTTCCGGCTCGGGCGAGTAAAGGATAGGCTGCGGTCGTTCGTCATCGACATCATCGTTTCGATGATGATTTCGTGCAAACCGTCGCCCATCGCCCGTGTCTTCACCGTCGCCGATGTGTCTGTTCATCGCATTGTTGTGCATGTCTCTGGCTGTCTCGTGTTCGCTGTGTCGCGATTGTTCATCACACACTGTCATATCTTCCGTTTCCGGCTGTCCATCTCGGTGGGCGTCTTgatcttgctgttgctgttcttGTTCCTCATTTCCTTCCGAGTTTCTTCGCTGCTGACGTTGGTTAGCAGAGAATTGAGCCGGTCGTCCAGTCGTCGATCGGTTGTTGGCGTCATCCCACgtttcgtcatcatcatcccaaCGAACTGGCCCACCTCCTGCGCGGTTACCAACCTGGTTGCGGTTATTGTTTCCTCCGCGGGTGTTATTGAATCGTtggccaccaccgccaccaccatcacctccACTTCCCGCACTTTCATCACCGCTGCGCCAATTTTGTTGTCTTCCTCCACGTCCACGGCTCAGTTCATCACGATTGCCaccacgaccaccaccaccagtacgATCATTCCAGTTCCGTCgattattgctgttgttactgttgttgCCTCCCGAGTCATAGCCATTGCTGCCTTCGTCACGATCAAAAAAGCCGCCCTGTTGACGATCGTCATTGAAGAACTGACcacgctgctgttgctgctggttgttGTTTCTTCCACCGCCAGCTCGATTGCCAAACATGCCtccaccaccattaccaccgCGTCCACCACCTCCTTGCTGTTGATTACCGAACGGGCCATTACGACCCATGTTGCGAACATCGCCTCCATTACCACCGGCGATATTGTTGAATCGATTATGTTGGAAGTTACCACCACCACGGCGCGAAAAGTCTCCATCACGATTGCCAAAATCTAAGGAATAATAATACAATATTGAATCGTATGATAGCTGCATGATTCGGCAGGCCTCCAAGGACttaccatcaccatcaaaTCCACCACCGCGTCCAAAGTTGcgaccaccgccgccaccaccccGTTGCTGTTGATTATTAAACTCCAAAACTCCCGCCAGCTCACGAAGACGTTCCGACAGCGGCCGATCGTCCTGCTGCTGGTTATTGGATCCATCGCCGCCACGGAAGTTGTTGCCCCAGCGACTGCCACGCTCACCTCTATCGCGCCGTCCCCCACCACCATCGCCGCCTCCACGGTCGAAGCCTCCTCCTCGTTGATCGCGTTGCTCCCTATTGCGATCTCCACCGCGACCACGGATATCTCTTCCATCCTCATTTGCTCGTTGTAAAAATTCTCTTGCTGCGCGACTTATGCCAGAATCCCCCTCTGCATCATCGCTCGCTATATCCAATGGACCTCCGTTGTCTTGCATGTTACCTGGGTGTGCTCCCGCCAGTCCACCGAAGAAACCTGCCGCATTACCCGGTGGTCCCGGTGGAAGGTTTGCGGCGCTCGGTGGCATTAACGGTGGAGGTGGCTGATTAAAGAACGCACTTGAACTCTGACCGCTCCCACCAACCATTGGTGCCGGATTGGAGGTGTGTTCATCCTCCATCTCGATATCCATATCGTCGGCAGATGATTTGCTCATGTTCGAACTAATCACATTCGACGAACCACCATTGCCCATCATACCTGCACCGGATGATGAACCGGCCGCGGGCGGTGGTGGAGGTAACACACCAAACCCTCCCATTGGTAGCGGAGGTGCATTACCGGATAGCATCATACCGGGAGGAGGCACATTTATTCCTAACCCCGGCACCATATTAGGACCCATTGGAATTCCCATCGGTATTGGTAGcctgcaaaataataaaaagacaagtttttatttttatttcaagatTGCCCaatacacacatataaacacaaacataccTAGTAACGGGACCCATTGGGAATGGTGGCATTCCCATGCCCATCATggcggttggtggtggttgactCGTATCAACCGCACTCAGGGGAAACAGCGATGGATTCAACATTCCAGCAGCCGCTGCCgctgcagcagctgccgcCGCCGTAGACAGGTCGGTACCGTCCAGTTTCTTCAAACCCATGCCCGGGGCCAAACTGAGGCCCATGGCAGCAGCCGCTGCAGCTGCCGCCGAACCAATTCCTACCGTACTGCCGACGGATGACTTTTCCTTCATCCACTGCGGCATTGTGTCTTCGTCGAACATGCCACCATCTTCGAGCGATTCAAGATCCGTGCTCGGACTCAGTTTCGACCAGGGAATGTAGCTGACTCCCAGATCTAGATCCCAGTAATCTTTCCACTCCTTGCTCTTGACGCCTTTGCCGGCGGCCCAGGAGATGGTGATGGTGCGTCCGTGCATCTTGTGATTCTTCAGGCTTTGCATCGACTTGAACGCGTCCTGACGTCGGTTCATCACGATAAACGCGCAACCTCGGGGTGGTATCATATCGATGCTCACGATATCGCCGTATTTACCGAACGTATCGGATAGCTCCTCTTGTTGTACCAGCTTCGACAGATGGCCAACCCACAGTGTTGTGCTGCAAACTgccaagagagagagagagagagagagagagagagagagagagagagagagagagagagagagagagagagagagagagagagtacaGTTAAGTAAAGTGTTATCGCTGTGTCAGTAAATAATTCATTACTATATgtaaagcagcaaaagcaataaCAGCTTCAGATActttcagaaaaaaatgtttttctttagctGATGTAAAGTTTTCAAACAGTTATATGACAATTGCATGAAAAACTTGGGAAAATGTCCTCCGATAATTCGTTATCGTATCTTAAAACGTTCACAATATTCAATGGTCAATGCTTTCAACAAACCTACCATATACGAATAAATTCACAAACAATACCCCaagtcaaaattcttaaaatattttggaatGTGACCTTACCCTCCCTCTTTATCAAAGCAAGCAGTTCTCAACGGTAACTAAATGCAAGCAACGAACGGGTAAAATGCCAAATTTTGTATCATGGATATGGTAATGCTCAGAGACGGATCAAACTATCAGCAGACTGAGCGGCCGCATGGGGCCCCGAACTGAAACTGACCCCCCCCATTGCTCTTGCGATTTATGTCAATATTTCTTATATGTCCTGTGTGGACTTTATCACGGAAAtagattattttaataatcaaTAGTTTCATGAAAAAGCAGTAACTGATCGGCACAGAGCCAATAAAAAAGCAGTTTGATCGGTAACTGCATTGGAAAAGCCAGCCAAATTCACCAATCCAAAGCCAAACATTAAAACATTCACACGCATTGCACCGCAGCTAGAAGTAACGAACGAACGTTTCAGAACgacggaaacacacacacacgcaactaTTTCTGCGAAATGCTACTCGTTGTTCCCACTGCACTCCTACTGTGACGAGCGCAGACTTTGTCACACACTCGGCTATTTCGGACTGTCTGATTGTGGATGTTTCGGAATTGTAGATGCTTGACCCTCCAAACCAAGGGTTCCGGACACCGTTAGTGCTATTGCTGTTTTACAAGATGCGTGCGCCTTACGAGCGAGCTACGCACGTCGCAAAGCTCGATGCATCATCTCCATTTCTTACCACTCAGATGCTCTTTCTTCATTTCCGGCAATCCCTTCCGTTTGCGTTCACGCTCGTGTTCCTTCTCTCGTTCTCGATCTTTTGTCGAGGTACCGCCACGATCACGGGACGACCGTCTACGGGATGATCTTGGTGAAACGGATCTCGAACGTGAATGCGATCGTCCTCGACCTCCTCCACGTCCACTGGAGccaccacctcctccacctccACGGCGATCGCGAGGTGATCGCGATCTGCTCTTACGCCTcgacgatgaggatgatgatttgTAACGATCATTGTTGCCACCACCGCTTCCGCCTGCAGTACTACCACTGCCACTGCCGCCAATCCCGAtacctcctcctccaccacggCTGCCACCGACCGGTAAGGGTTCGCCAAGGATCTGGTTTGTTCCGCCGGACAAATCACATGATGACGATTGTTCGTGTGTGGTTGCAGGCAGGCGCGTGCGTCGATAACAGTTTTTTGTACACACCACCGTTTAGGGCCACACAGCCGGCCAGGCCAatacaaaacgcaaaaaagagagaaagagagaaaagaaaaaaaatgggaagaaaagatATCGTTTTAAACATGTACATGTCTCCCGTGCTTTTCCGCAGcagagtttgtgtgtgtccgttTTCTATTCGTTCGCTACTCCTCCTTCTcgttttgctcctttttttctatcgtGAGAATGCTTTAACAGTCTGGCACTGTGATCTACTTTTGAGAGCGTTTGAACGCAGCATCAAAAGTACACTATAACTCTATTGGCTTTGTTTTGGCTTTTCCAGTTCAAACTCGGATACCATCTTCAGTTTTCGCTTTCGATAATGTTGCAGCAGTCGAATGCTTGTAGAATTGGTGAACAAGGTACAATATTTCAATCCTATTCAACTCGAATAGGAAGGAACTTACCGTACATCCAACGTTGACACACCGCGCACCTTACACCCAACTCCTTCACATTCCCTACCAAAAGGAAACGCAAAGGAGTCCTGGGAGGGGttcctgtgtgtatgtttaggGGCGCCGTAATCTCACCGCTCACCATTCTGAATGAAACCCTACCTTTCGATGCTGCAGCTCGCCTGTTTTGATGGTCCGTTGGTCGATGGATACAAATTGTTACATGCATATGCCATAGATTATAGAACTAACTGTTGCTTAATTTACAATCGTGGTAACTTATTTTGAGCTTGTTCGTATGGTGAAATTGTGAATCTTCTTTTATATAGTTGCCCAATCAATTGGTAAGCGTATTTAGCCTAGCAAAGGATCGTCCTATAATCTGCCATCATCGAGCGTAAGTCAATTTACGCGAATTAATAGATAAGTAATCAAACGTATGCTTGTAAATACAAGGAATTCCATCCACAGACAGGACTGTATGGTACTTTATCGCGCCTGGGTATacattcaataaaataatagatatttgaaaatgaaatcggTGTCATATTTTGGTAGCACATGActtaaccgtttttttttctaattagtTATTCTTACAAGCCTAATGCTTATCGTGGCAGTATTTTTGACAGAGATCCGTCTACTTTTGTGTAATCGTTCGGGGCCGCAGATCGGTTTATTATCATTTGAACTGGACAGTAAAATGCATTCACGGTTGAACCTTTAAATTGCTCTTTAGCAATATTTTCCATACGATTAAATTTCGTTTTAACATAGATATCATCCGACCAGCTGTCTGTGttgaatgggaaaaaaaaatcatcatccggACATCccatataaaacaaattacgATCCCAAACAAACTCCTGCGAATTGTGACAACTCCCATGGCATTAGTTGCAAATCCTATGAAGCACTGTCTAGCGTTACTAATACATGTTATCATTAAACTGATTGTTCCATTCGTTAGCCATTTTTCGCTATTGCTGGCCTATCAACACTGTCTTTACACCAGTAAGCTTCCCAGTTACAACAATGTTCTTCTAAACACGGGGCACGTTCCAATGGATGCGAACCCACCAAATGCGCTTGTGTGCACTTGCTTATTATACAACGCTTATACCGAAGAACAGAAACGGAGAACACTACTATCTACTATCTGTAAGCAATATTTACCTCAACTCCAGTTATCGCCACGTCGTTATCAGTATCAACATCCTTCGAGTGACCTAGAAGATGATGGCAGTAGATCAGAAGTGTGCAGAAGAGATCATCCAATCGAAGGCCCATCGATCGGTGGTGGTAATGATTGCAAATACGATTTGTGTCAATTTTTTCGCGAAGAATTACATAGGAAgataagaaaatgaaacaaagaaaaacaaacataatcagcaaaaacatttgaaaatgtCTGCGCTCGCATATatgttggtggtttttgcaGGCTTGTCTGCATGCATGCTTACCGGCACTCAGATCAATCTGTGGCGGTCTGCTGAGGTCACATTCGTTGGCGAACGGTAACTTCATCAGGACGCTGGCCAGATGCTTCTCAAACTTTTCCTCCTTGAGCAGCATTTCCGACAGCTTCGTTTGCTTCTCATCCTGCTGCTTGAGCTTCTGCAGGTTTTGTAACTGTTTTAACACGTTGGGGTCGGACAAAATTTGCGCAATGTTGCCACCGGGCATCTGGGATAGATCCGGCATACCGGTGTTGCCCGGTATCGGAACCGATGGGGAAttcttatcatcatcatcatcactgccGTAATCAAAGTCTAGCAGCTTCTTGTTGAATTTGACCTGATCCTTGGAGATGGCATTTGCCTGTTCGCCGGATGTTTGGCGCATCAAAATTTGCTGGAACTGTTGcagctgcctgatggtggatGGGTCAAGTTGTTTCTGTAGAAAGATGACAAGCATATCATATAGGGGATATCAATTAAAAGGGACGCAAAATTCTTCTGCAGCGTTCAACAATAACacgcgtattttttttttgccttcgaGTGAGATAGTGTATTACCGTTTCGCCCATTTGTAGCTGACCGCCATGATCGTccatgccaccaccaccacccattgAACCGCCAACCGGTGAGTCGTGGGCCAGTCCCCCACCAGGATTCATCCCATTGGCTCCCCCTTGCTCCTGCAACACTTGCGCATTGTACTGCTGATGGATCGGGTGGTCCGGATTCGCAAGGTCAAACAGCGGCTGGATGACTTCCGGCAAAAATACCATATTCTTTTGCCACAGGTTCAACACACGGATAATTTTACTCTGCATGAACGAAGAAAGTTCGATTATTCGAATAAGAAACGAATTCGTTATTCATTTCGCCCTCTGCGTCTGTTGCCATGCCAAGTCCTCTACGGATCACGGTGGATGTTTACAACATAACTAGAAAAGCACATGCTCACACATACCTTGTCCTCCGGTGGGCAGCGGAACAGATGCGCAAACGTCGATTCCATGTTGCGTGCAAACCGTGGTGCGAACACATCTTTCTCCGGACCGAACTGGTGGCGCGACTGACGCACGATGGAATCGATCACGTACAGGCCGGGAATTTTGTACTCGCATTTGCACTTCTGGATGAACTTTTCAACACTCTGCACCACATGCTTGTAGAACTTGATCGCCTTCATAGCACTCCGGGTAATCGATGCCATTTTAGCCTTCGATATCGGCGGTTTTGATTCATAGAGCCCGGATAGCTATAGAAACGTAAGGTTAGAGGCGCAGAAAAAAGACACTTCATTACTATTTtcttcaacaacaacgaccaaatctaaaaaatcgcACAGCACAGAAGTTTGTTCAACTTTCGTTGGTCAACAAACGCTCCAATGGACCATGAGAGCAGGTGGCAAATATGGGACAAGAGTTCGACGTCATAGAAAGATAGATAGATAAATTCACGGCACTGTGCATGACACATGGGTAGAAAAATTTGCTTCACTACTAAATTGTTTTAACAATTTCACTGCAACTGCAAAAACATCTTTGTCTGTCACAATTTGTTCACTGCGCTTATCAAACGCATTTTCTTCACAACGAAAATTTCACCCAACCCGCCTCGCCTGCCCGTCTTTAACACATCTTCCCTTTACACGACACCGAAACCCTTT
This genomic window from Anopheles maculipalpis chromosome 2RL, idAnoMacuDA_375_x, whole genome shotgun sequence contains:
- the LOC126567136 gene encoding SR-related and CTD-associated factor 8, whose protein sequence is METVRVFNQELSGLYESKPPISKAKMASITRSAMKAIKFYKHVVQSVEKFIQKCKCEYKIPGLYVIDSIVRQSRHQFGPEKDVFAPRFARNMESTFAHLFRCPPEDKSKIIRVLNLWQKNMVFLPEVIQPLFDLANPDHPIHQQYNAQVLQEQGGANGMNPGGGLAHDSPVGGSMGGGGGMDDHGGQLQMGETKQLDPSTIRQLQQFQQILMRQTSGEQANAISKDQVKFNKKLLDFDYGSDDDDDKNSPSVPIPGNTGMPDLSQMPGGNIAQILSDPNVLKQLQNLQKLKQQDEKQTKLSEMLLKEEKFEKHLASVLMKLPFANECDLSRPPQIDLSAGHSKDVDTDNDVAITGVEILGEPLPVGGSRGGGGGIGIGGSGSGSTAGGSGGGNNDRYKSSSSSSRRKSRSRSPRDRRGGGGGGGSSGRGGGRGRSHSRSRSVSPRSSRRRSSRDRGGTSTKDREREKEHERERKRKGLPEMKKEHLSVCSTTLWVGHLSKLVQQEELSDTFGKYGDIVSIDMIPPRGCAFIVMNRRQDAFKSMQSLKNHKMHGRTITISWAAGKGVKSKEWKDYWDLDLGVSYIPWSKLSPSTDLESLEDGGMFDEDTMPQWMKEKSSVGSTVGIGSAAAAAAAAMGLSLAPGMGLKKLDGTDLSTAAAAAAAAAAAGMLNPSLFPLSAVDTSQPPPTAMMGMGMPPFPMGPVTRLPIPMGIPMGPNMVPGLGINVPPPGMMLSGNAPPLPMGGFGVLPPPPPAAGSSSGAGMMGNGGSSNVISSNMSKSSADDMDIEMEDEHTSNPAPMVGGSGQSSSAFFNQPPPPLMPPSAANLPPGPPGNAAGFFGGLAGAHPGNMQDNGGPLDIASDDAEGDSGISRAAREFLQRANEDGRDIRGRGGDRNREQRDQRGGGFDRGGGDGGGGRRDRGERGSRWGNNFRGGDGSNNQQQDDRPLSERLRELAGVLEFNNQQQRGGGGGGRNFGRGGGFDGDDFGNRDGDFSRRGGGNFQHNRFNNIAGGNGGDVRNMGRNGPFGNQQQGGGGRGGNGGGGMFGNRAGGGRNNNQQQQQRGQFFNDDRQQGGFFDRDEGSNGYDSGGNNSNNSNNRRNWNDRTGGGGRGGNRDELSRGRGGRQQNWRSGDESAGSGGDGGGGGGQRFNNTRGGNNNRNQVGNRAGGGPVRWDDDDETWDDANNRSTTGRPAQFSANQRQQRRNSEGNEEQEQQQQDQDAHRDGQPETEDMTVCDEQSRHSEHETARDMHNNAMNRHIGDGEDTGDGRRFARNHHRNDDVDDERPQPILYSPEPEDESDQTNNNNQFADEENTNYRDDKRHNDDVAETNHPYEHHSQEETSTLGRVPAEEHYESQRVSDSPPQRAEQNDDYSHNQRGEEDNPSANHEAETVTSSSTPMADCVEANGDSNVPTNNTDDNEATQAEPVAC